In one Desulfocurvus vexinensis DSM 17965 genomic region, the following are encoded:
- a CDS encoding methyltransferase domain-containing protein: protein MIAAMAGHEPALRFGHTRLARALGPGDAALYGLVDGYLGEYCAAHGLGPAEAAARYMAFAARYQDDLRRFAATGRYPAEAGAPDPGFDRATYDVFLLASVLATGHRFRLMAEVARLCAGAGGERLVFGAGSGLELLLPAPGGAPVTAWDRELAPFVRGRFPQVAVRNDDLLAPGGGGVRGRFGCVLAVEVLEHFAQPDAALAALAGALAPGGLLVATTARNVPQFDHLWNFTDPAAFEVRARELGLAVEGRTVVPHDYRLLRVDADNVVYALRRAGE from the coding sequence ATGATCGCGGCCATGGCCGGACACGAACCCGCCCTGCGCTTCGGGCACACGCGCCTGGCCCGCGCCCTGGGCCCCGGGGACGCGGCGCTGTACGGCCTCGTGGACGGCTACCTGGGCGAATACTGCGCGGCCCACGGCCTGGGCCCCGCCGAGGCCGCCGCGCGCTACATGGCCTTTGCCGCGCGCTACCAGGACGACCTGCGGCGTTTCGCGGCCACGGGGCGCTACCCCGCCGAGGCTGGCGCGCCGGACCCGGGCTTCGACCGCGCGACCTACGACGTGTTCCTACTGGCCAGCGTGCTGGCCACGGGCCACCGCTTCCGGCTCATGGCCGAGGTGGCCCGGCTGTGCGCCGGGGCCGGGGGCGAACGGCTGGTCTTCGGCGCGGGCTCGGGGCTGGAGCTGCTTTTGCCCGCGCCGGGCGGCGCGCCCGTCACGGCCTGGGACCGCGAGCTGGCGCCCTTCGTGCGCGGACGCTTCCCGCAGGTGGCCGTGCGCAACGACGATCTGCTGGCCCCCGGGGGGGGCGGGGTGCGCGGGCGCTTCGGCTGCGTGCTGGCCGTGGAGGTGCTGGAGCACTTCGCGCAGCCGGACGCGGCCCTGGCGGCCCTGGCCGGGGCCCTGGCCCCGGGGGGGCTGCTGGTGGCCACCACGGCGCGCAACGTGCCCCAGTTCGACCACCTGTGGAACTTCACCGACCCCGCCGCCTTCGAGGTCCGGGCCCGCGAGCTGGGCCTGGCCGTGGAGGGGCGCACGGTGGTGCCCCACGACTACCGCCTGCTGCGCGTGGACGCCGACAACGTGGTCTACGCCCTGCGCCGGGCCGGGGAGTGA
- a CDS encoding radical SAM protein, with the protein MAAQGRKTLMAKPAVMRKMLAFRRRVQAGRYGLQLLELNYDNRCNFRCEHCFSRYLATDAPRLTLDDVARLADQAHALGVWQWHLQGGEPLTWPDLDQVLAAIGPQRFHIMITTNGWLMTQERAAQLAELGVDKISVSIDSADPAEHDAFRRRPGSWERARRALFAARDAGMQANLNTVVTRQNVRGQGLEELVCFAEANGFTVLLVVATSAGAWAGRTDMCITEDDARFLEAMRGRYPGIHRDLWPLFDVQWGCRTVNGLVYVTENGEVLPCPFIHISLGNVLREPLADILRRGWRVRAFRDHNPRCLAGEDRDFIARFMVRQEPGAGPRSFAEAFTEADLYPEQPLGLGDENEQARPRGAQED; encoded by the coding sequence ATGGCCGCCCAAGGCAGAAAGACCCTGATGGCCAAGCCCGCCGTGATGCGCAAGATGCTGGCCTTCCGCCGCCGGGTGCAGGCCGGGCGCTACGGCCTGCAACTGCTGGAGCTGAACTACGACAACCGCTGCAACTTCCGCTGCGAGCACTGCTTTTCGCGCTATCTGGCCACGGACGCGCCCCGGTTGACCCTGGACGACGTGGCCCGGCTGGCGGACCAGGCCCACGCCCTGGGCGTGTGGCAGTGGCACCTGCAGGGCGGCGAACCCCTGACCTGGCCGGACCTGGACCAGGTGCTGGCGGCCATCGGGCCGCAGCGCTTCCACATCATGATCACCACCAACGGCTGGCTCATGACCCAGGAGCGCGCGGCGCAGCTGGCCGAGCTGGGGGTGGACAAGATTTCGGTGAGCATCGACAGCGCCGACCCCGCCGAGCACGACGCCTTCCGCCGCCGCCCGGGCTCGTGGGAGCGCGCGCGCCGGGCGCTGTTCGCGGCGCGCGACGCCGGGATGCAGGCTAACCTGAACACCGTGGTCACCCGCCAGAACGTGCGCGGCCAGGGCCTGGAGGAGCTGGTCTGCTTTGCCGAGGCCAACGGCTTCACCGTGCTTTTGGTGGTGGCCACCTCCGCCGGGGCCTGGGCCGGGCGCACGGACATGTGCATCACCGAGGATGACGCGCGCTTTCTGGAAGCCATGCGCGGGCGCTACCCCGGCATCCACCGCGACCTGTGGCCGCTGTTCGACGTGCAGTGGGGCTGCCGCACGGTCAACGGGCTGGTGTACGTGACCGAGAACGGCGAGGTGCTGCCCTGCCCGTTCATCCATATCAGCCTGGGCAACGTGCTGCGCGAACCCCTGGCGGACATCCTGCGCCGGGGCTGGCGGGTGCGCGCCTTCCGCGACCACAACCCGCGCTGCCTGGCCGGGGAGGATCGCGACTTCATCGCCCGCTTCATGGTCCGCCAGGAGCCGGGCGCCGGGCCCAGGAGCTTTGCCGAGGCCTTCACCGAGGCCGATCTCTACCCCGAGCAGCCCCTGGGCCTGGGCGACGAAAACGAGCAGGCGCGCCCGCGCGGCGCGCAGGAGGACTGA
- a CDS encoding acyl carrier protein, protein MRDKVFATFARVMGLEPGGLTGAESPDTVPAWDSFRHMNLVMALEEDLGVLLDDEAVVGMTSLDAAVAVVAGRCGAAA, encoded by the coding sequence ATGCGCGACAAGGTGTTTGCGACCTTCGCCCGGGTCATGGGCCTGGAGCCCGGGGGCCTCACCGGGGCCGAGAGCCCGGACACGGTTCCGGCCTGGGATTCCTTCCGGCACATGAATCTGGTCATGGCCCTGGAAGAGGACCTCGGCGTGCTGCTGGACGACGAGGCCGTGGTGGGCATGACCAGCCTGGACGCCGCCGTGGCGGTGGTCGCCGGGCGCTGCGGCGCGGCGGCGTAG
- a CDS encoding acetyltransferase, with protein MERIVVIGAGGLAEYLTLVADMNAAGAGLNLAGALDDDPALAGGAVHGVPVLGPLALARELPDCRFVFGIGSHRSLLRRKAILDGLGLGPERFVSLVHPSARLYAGARLGAGCVVHPYVVVFHEARIGDFVVVSPQCVIGGHCRLGQGALLASAVNLTSGVVVGPYAHLGAGALVAEGVRIGAGAQVGLGAVVGADVAPGTLVLGNPARALRRREVPADILALDDAPGAAPDEAQGPAPEGA; from the coding sequence GTGGAACGCATCGTGGTCATCGGCGCCGGGGGGCTGGCGGAATACCTGACCCTGGTGGCGGACATGAACGCCGCCGGGGCCGGGCTCAATCTGGCCGGGGCCCTGGACGACGACCCGGCCCTGGCCGGGGGCGCGGTGCACGGCGTGCCCGTGCTGGGGCCCCTGGCCCTGGCCCGGGAGCTGCCCGACTGCCGTTTCGTTTTCGGCATCGGTTCCCACCGCTCGCTGCTGCGCCGCAAGGCCATCCTGGACGGGCTGGGCCTGGGGCCGGAGCGCTTCGTGTCCCTGGTCCACCCCTCGGCGCGGCTGTACGCGGGGGCGCGCCTGGGCGCGGGCTGCGTGGTCCACCCCTACGTGGTGGTCTTCCACGAGGCGCGGATCGGGGATTTCGTGGTCGTCAGCCCGCAGTGCGTCATTGGCGGCCATTGCCGCCTGGGCCAGGGCGCGCTGCTGGCCTCGGCGGTGAACCTGACTTCTGGCGTGGTGGTCGGGCCCTATGCCCACCTGGGCGCCGGGGCGCTGGTGGCCGAGGGCGTGCGCATCGGCGCCGGGGCCCAGGTGGGCCTGGGCGCCGTGGTGGGCGCCGACGTGGCCCCGGGCACCCTGGTGCTGGGCAACCCGGCGCGCGCCCTGCGCCGCCGCGAAGTGCCCGCCGATATCCTGGCCCTGGACGATGCGCCGGGCGCGGCCCCGGACGAGGCCCAGGGCCCGGCTCCGGAGGGCGCGTGA